From Primulina tabacum isolate GXHZ01 chromosome 2, ASM2559414v2, whole genome shotgun sequence, one genomic window encodes:
- the LOC142523579 gene encoding BTB/POZ domain-containing protein At1g03010-like produces MGIATVAEMKPSMSGKRYFRPNSSSKHANEWPISEVSSDLTIEVGTMSFALHKLPLVSRSGRIRKLLVEAKDSKISRLNLSSVPGGSQAFELAAKFSYGVSFEITTSNVAMLRCAAHFLEMTEEFSEKNLEARTEGYLRDVVLPNIPNSISVLHNCESLLPISEEINLVSRIIDSISNNACKEQLASGLSKLEYNFPSNSDPENTIDWWGKSLTILNLDFFQRLLSAVKTKGLKQDTICRILIKYAQNSLHGLVLKDSQPVKGNVSNFDLQKKQRVVIETAVGLLPTQTRKSRVPMAFLSSLLKSAAAAEASTSCRTDLERRMGLQLDQAILEDILIPVNSNGNNHSHSYDIDSILRIFSIFLNRDEDEDDDGDKQFRDESEMVFGFDSPGSPNQSSIIKVSKLLDNYLAEVALDTNLTPSKFIALMELLPGHSRTVHDGLYRASDMFLKAHPNIKDSERYRICKGIDCQKLSQEACSHAAQNERLPVQMAVQVLYFEQTRLRNAMNGVGGQNHFLFGSMAGQFPLRSGTASGCISPRDNYASVRRENRELKLEVARMRMRLTDLEKDHVSIKQELVKPHPANRLFKSFTKKLSKINSLFRATVKPIEGKASSESRFVFQKRRCHSIS; encoded by the exons ATGGGTATTGCTACAGTTGCCGAAATGAAGCCAAGCATGTCGGGAAAGAGATACTTTCGTCCCAATTCAAGTTCTAAACATGCTAATGAATG GCCAATATCTGAAGTTTCCAGTGATCTAACCATTGAAGTTGGAACGATGAGTTTTGCGCTTCACAAA CTCCCTCTAGTTTCTAGAAGCGGAAGAATACGAAAATTATTGGTGGAGGCGAAAGATTCCAAGATATCAAGGCTCAATCTCTCAAGTGTTCCCGGTGGATCACAGGCATTTGAGCTTGCTGCAAAGTTCAGTTATGGAGTGAGTTTTGAGATTACAACATCAAATGTTGCTATGCTTCGGTGTGCAGCGCATTTTCTTGAAATGACTGAAGAGTTTTCCGAGAAGAATCTTGAAGCCAGGACTGAAGGCTACCTCAGGGATGTAGTCCTCCCGAACATACCGAATTCAATATCCGTTCTTCATAACTGTGAAAGTCTGTTGCCAATATCCGAGGAGATCAATCTTGTTAGCAGGATAATCGACTCGATTTCAAATAATGCATGTAAAGAGCAGCTGGCTTCAGGGTTGTCGAAGCTGGAGTATAATTTTCCTTCAAATTCTGATCCAGAAAATACCATAGATTGGTGGGGAAAGTCGCTCACAATACTGAATCTCGATTTCTTTCAAAGGCTTCTGTCTGCTGTCAAAACTAAGGGCTTGAAACAGGATACCATATGTAGAATTCTGATAAAATATGCTCAGAACTCACTCCATGGCCTTGTGTTAAAAGATTCTCAACCAGTAAAAGGGAACGTCTCGAATTTTGATTTGCAGAAGAAACAAAGGGTGGTTATTGAAACGGCTGTAGGCTTACTACCAACTCAGACAAGAAAGAGCAGAGTTCCAATGGCCTTTCTTTCAAGTTTGTTGAAATCAGCTGCAGCAGCAGAAGCTTCCACATCTTGCAGGACCGATCTCGAAAGAAGGATGGGTCTGCAATTAGACCAAGCGATTCTTGAAGATATTCTGATTCCTGTAAATTCAAATGGAAACAATCACAGTCATTCCTATGATATAGATTCGATACTTCgtattttttccattttcttgaaTCGCGACGAGGATGAGGATGATGATGGTGATAAGCAATTTCGGGATGAAAGTGAGATGGTCTTTGGCTTTGACAGCCCTGGATCGCCGAATCAAAGCTCGATCATTAAAGTCTCAAAGCTTTTGGACAATTATCTTGCAGAAGTTGCACTAGATACAAACTTAACCCCATCAAAATTCATAGCCCTCATGGAACTACTTCCGGGCCATTCCCGTACGGTGCATGATGGACTATACCGAGCCTCAGATATGTTTCTCAAG GCTCATCCCAACATTAAGGACTCGGAACGGTACCGAATTTGCAAGGGGATAGACTGTCAAAAACTCAGTCAAGAAGCCTGCAGTCATGCAGCTCAAAATGAACGGTTACCAGTGCAAATGGCGGTTCAAGTTCTGTACTTTGAACAAACGAGGTTGAGGAATGCTATGAATGGGGTTGGGGGGCAAAACCATTTCCTCTTTGGCTCTATGGCCGGACAATTCCCCCTCCGTTCAGGGACAGCGAGTGGATGCATATCGCCAAGAGATAACTATGCATCGGTTAGAAGGGAAAACCGTGAGCTGAAGCTTGAAGTTGCCAGAATGAGAATGAGGCTAACTGATCTCGAAAAAGACCACGTATCGATCAAACAAGAGCTCGTGAAACCGCACCCTGCCAACAGATTATTCAAgtcttttacaaaaaaattgagCAAGATTAATTCATTGTTTCGGGCTACAGTAAAGCCTATAGAGGGCAAGGCAAGTTCCGAAAGTCGGTTTGTTTTTCAGAAAAGAAGGTGCCATTCGATTTCATAA